The genomic window AATGTACGTAACGGGGAATATATGTTTGTTAAACCGCTCCATCTTGTGACAAGAATAATTGTGGATTCTAGTGCCTCTGTTACTTGGCTCTTTCTTTCTGCTAGTTACAACGTTACTTCACGTTTTGACTTTGGAAATCGGATGTCTCCCTCaattttttgttcttttattgatACAGTATTTTGTTCATACTTGAATAATAAGAACTAAACTTACTTAAAAATTGAATAacaaattatttataaattttaaaaattaatcaccaAATTAATCACTactatataatttatatattttttacataaaataattatttactaaaatattaAGTTTTTCTTAGTATAGTGTTACGGATCCGAGCCACGGATCCAGGACCCGAGACTGTACCCAACCCCGACTTCTCGGGTCCGACCCGCACCTCGCTCAGAAGGCCCAAAAACCGGCCCTCCAGAACTCCTAACCGACTTTTGAATTCACACGTCCATCTTATCTTaaccagataagataagataagaataccCATcatctataaatagaggaccaaagtccctccaggtattcattcattcctcacaccttctacctcttagatccattctgacttgagcgttggagtgtctttgcaggtacctcccccattGCTCCAGTTAGGCAACCCGGCTTCAGCTCAGGTTCGCgggttcccgatccacccttcaaaccgtaccagagacatctcgtacattggcgccgtctgtggggaacttGCGCCAGCCAAGCCGGATGGGGGACGTCCTGGAGGAAACCCCCTTAAGCCAGGATGACTCTCGACCGCTTAACCCAACCCCAGAACACCGGGAGATCACAAACCAAGCAAGAATAGCAAGTACTGTCCATCACACGAACGACCACGTCGTCACGGACCAACGACATCCTGAGAAAGCTAGGGACAAAGCGGCACAGATCATCCAGGATCTCTGCCTCCGGGTCCAGGAGCTCGAAGGCAAACTGACTAATAGAGAAAAACACAACAACGAACGCGGAAGCCAGGCAACTTCCAGATCAAGATCTCGCCACGGCAGGTCACCAACCCGACGACACGATAGGAGAGACGGTCGCAGCACCTGACGCGACCACGGTCACGAGAAATCGCCGGAACGGCGATACAACAAGAAGCACAACCGCAGCGCTTCCCAAGATCTAAGTCGTCAACACAACTCAGACGAAGATCGGAGGTACCGAAATACCAAGCGCACAAGAAACGACTACACAATAATGGGAGCTACACCCTTCATAGAAAGAATCTTAAGAGCGAAACTCCCTAAAGGTTTCGACAAACCTACCGACATGAAGTACGATGGGATCAAAGACCCCCAagaacatctaacggccttcgaggccaggatgaacctagaaggagcggctgacgcggtccgatgcagagccttcccggtaacccttGCAGGGCCggcaatcaaatggttcaacgccctcccaaacggatTCATAGCCATTTTCCACGATATAACATgaaagttcatggcccagttcacaactagaatcaccaaagccaaacaccccatcagcttgctaggggtcacgcaaaaacaagaagaatccaCAAGGAAATACCTCGACCACTTCACCGATGAATGCCtgacggtcgacggactcacggattcTGTCGTGAGCCTTTGCTTAACCAACGGACTCATGAACGAAGATTTTCgtaaacacctcaccaccaaaccagtatggaccatgcacgagatccagaatGTCGCCAAAGATTACATCAATGACGAAAAAGTCAGCCAGGTTGTCgctgccaacaaacggcagcaCGGCAACACCCAACACGGCAACTCGGCTTCTCGCCAAAATCCACCACCCAGAGAGAATCAAAGGGACCACCCCAGACCGACAAATACAAACCGACCACCAAGAATTGgcaaattctctaattacacgcccctgacagcaccaattactgaaatataccaccaaatagcagatcgaggcatcattccgaaagcccgacaactcaaagAAAGGACGGGAGGCAACAAAACCCTCTACTGCGACTATCACCGAGGTTACGGTCACAAAACacaagattgtttcgaccttaaagacgccctcgaacaggccatacgagacggcaaactcccagaatttgccaaaatcatcagagaaccaagaCGCGCAGAAAGAGACAGGTCGCCGGAAAAAGACGGGCGTAACCCGAGAACCCAAAAGCAACCGCCCAGGGAAAGCCCAGAAGACGACCCAACCATCATCGTAAACGTCATTACGGGTAAGGACATATCAAGCAAGTCGAAACTATCaataaaaaaagatctcaaaGTAATGGCAGTCAGAAACCAGACTCCAACCATTGCGGTCGACAACACGATAACCTTCTTACCAGAGGATTGCCAGCACGACACCTCGGCCGAAGACGCCCCCTTCGTCATCTCGGCTAGAATCGGAACAGGACTAGTACGAAGGATACTGGTAGACACCGGGGCAGACTCGAACATCCTCTTTACAcgacatggctagccaacgtcgtactAGTGAAAAAATCTaacgggaaatggcgaatgtgcgtcgactacacggacctcaacaaagcctgcccgaaGGACGCCTTTCCCCTACCAAACATCGACGGATTAGTAGATGCCGCATTCGGCCAccgatacctcagcttcatggacgcatattCTGGCTACAATCAGATTCCGATGCACCGACCAGACGAAGAAAAAACAGCGTTCATCACCCCAGACGGGACATACTGCTACACAGTGATGCCCTTCGGCCTGAAAAACGCTGGAGCCACCTATCAAAGACTCGTCAACAAGATATTTCAAAACCTGTCCGGAAGCAaactagaagtctacatagacgacatgctcgctAAGACTGAATCCAACGAACAACTCACCGACGACCTCAAGGtcataatgaacaccctacgaaagcaccaaatgcgactcaacccagcaaaatgtgccttcgggatggaggcagggaagttcctcggctttatgatcacgcaacgcggagttgaagcaaacccggaGAAATGTCGCGCCGTCCTCGAAATGACGAGCCCAAAAAACCTTAAAGACATCCAAAAGCTCACCGGCCGATTGACGGCGTTATCACGCTTTCTCGGGGCATCGGCTCAAAAAGCGATCCCTTTcttcaaactaatgaaaaaaGGAGCCCCTTTTAAATGGGAGACGGAGTGTGAGGAAGCGTTCCAGCATTTCAAGAAAGTCCTAGCGGAACCACCAATCCTTgccaaaccccaaacaggggAAACACTCTACCTATACCTCTCCATTACGGAAGAGGCACTCGCAGCAGCACTCATCCGTGAAAACATGAAAAAGGAACAAGAACCTAtctacttcataagcaaagtcttGCAAGAAGCGGAAACTCGCTACTCACGACTAGAAAAATTAGCTTTTACACTCCTCACGGCCTCCCAGCGCATGCGACAATACTTCCAGGCCCACCCCTTGACGGTCCGAACCGACCAGGCGGTCAAACAAGTACTACAAAAACCCGACCTTGCGGGAAGAATGTTAGCGTGGTCCATCGAACTATCACAATTCCAAATCAGGTTCGAACCCCGGTACGCGATCAAAGCACAGGCCATGGCCAACTTTATCACCGAGATGACCCCAGGAAACTCTTCCCCCGAATCGTGGAAACTACATGTTGACGGCTCATCGAACGTCACCTCTGGAGGTGCCGGAGTCATTCTCGAAAGTCAGAACGGAGTCGTAATGGAACAATCAGTACGATACGAATTCCCagtctcaaacaaccaggcagaatacgaggccctccTGGCAGGCCTAGCCCTAGCTCGGGAGGTCGGAGCAAAGGTCCTAGAGGTAAACACCGACTCACAGGTAGTCAGCTCCCAAATTAACAGAGACTACCAGACACGAGACCCCCTACTCCAACAGTACCTCGCCAAGGTAAACAAACTAAAAGAAGGATTCGAGCGAGTTACCATAAAACATGTCCCTAGAGAACGAAACACCAGGGCAGACCTACTTTccaaactagccagtaccaaaccaggacACGGTAACAAATCGCTAATCCAGGAAGTCGTCAAGTCACCCTCCGTGTCAACGACAACCAACGCTCATCTGACACTCTCGAACCAAGGATCTTGGACCTACCCTATCCTACAGTACTTCCTTGACGGAACACTGCCGCCGGATCCCAAAGAGGGAAAACGAATAAAACGGGAAGCCGCCAACTATACCGTTGTCACAGGACAGTTATACAAacgcggattctcgcaacccctACTCAAATGCGTCAAACCCGAGAAACATACTCCGTGAAATCCACGAAGGTTGCTGCGGCCACCACCTCGGAGGCAAAACATTAGCCCAAAAAGTTATCAGAGCaggctacttctggcccacggttatccgggattccatacaaatagttaaaagctgcgacaaatgccaaaggcacgccaataTCCACCAAGCCGCGCCACACTAGCTCAGCATCATATCGGCAGAACGGCCATTCGGCACCTGGGGGATCGACCTCGTCGGACCCTTCCCTACGGCACCCGGTCAACTCCGGtatctcatcgtcgccatagactacTACACCAAGTGGATCGAAGCCGAACCCTTAGCCTCCATAACGGCAGCCCAATGCCGTAAATTCCTCTGGCGATAGATCATCACCCGATTTGGGATCCCCGAGATCGTTATCTCGGACAACAGAACCCAATTTGCTGACAAAAAGTTCAGAGAATTCTTAGAAGGACTACACGTATCTCACCGTTtcagctcggtagaacacccccaaacaaacggacaGGTGGAATCCACAAACAAGATAATCGTCAAGGGACTCAAGAAAcggctcgacgaagccaaaggactatGGGCCGACAAACTCGGATCGGTCCTATGGTCATACCGAACCACACCGCAAACGACCACGGGAGAAACACCCTTCTGATTAACATACGGTGTGGAAGCGGTCATCCCGGTAGAAATCGGAGACCCAAGCCCCAGAAAAACGGTCGGCGGTAACGACGAAgaagcagaacgagacctcatTGACGAGGAAAGAAGCATAGCTCATATCAaagagctagccctaaaacagAGAATCAGCTTAAGATACAAACATGGCGTCATCCGACGAGAATTCACGACCAACGATCTCGTCCTACGACGAAACGACATCGGTCccccgaccccaggagaagggAAACTCACCCCCAACTGGGAAGGACCATACAGAATCAAGGCGGTAATCGGAAAAGGAGCATACAAACTCGAACGACTTAACGGCGACGAAGTCCCAAGGACCTGGAACGCCACAAATTTACAGCGATACTACACCTAGGCTGACCTAACTAGGTCACCCCTTTTTTTTCACTTGTTTATGTATCTTCCCATTTTACAACCCTCAAATTTGCTTATCTTCCCATTTTTACAACTCTTGAAAATTGCTTAAGTATCAATCCCGGGTACTCTTTCCCCCCAAAgacggagggttttaacgaggcccacccatcaataaaatttcattaaaaggcTATCCCTAAACTCTTCAATTTTAAGATGTCCCAAATACGGAACAAAATTACGGCCACGACTGGGGGACCGATCACCCCCCAGGCCCAACACACGGATATCCACGAAAATACGACCACACAACGGTCAGCCCATCCCAAACGGAATGAAATAAACCAAAAAACGGAACAGTCTTAAACGGAATATACAAAAAAGGCCTGAACGGCTGAAAAAGTCATTTAACGAAATACGGAGTTACGAAGTCACGGTTACACGGCCCACGGCCAAACCAAAATATCCAAAAAACAAGCCAAGTCTCaagacaaaaatacaaaattacaaaGAGATAAGCTACTCGAGGTCGACTATCCGGCCATCACAAACGGTCTTGAACGCTCCCATCACGGACACGTCCACGCCCGGAGCCAGCACCAGGGCCTGTGCCTTCATCATCTCCTCGGTAGCAGCAATCGCATCCTTAGCATCAGCCAACAACTCCGTTTTTTCCCTCTTCAAGGCAGCAACCTCGGCCTTCAAAGCCTCCGTCTCACCGAGAAGCACGGCAGCCTGGGAACCCGCATTAGAAGCCTTTTGCCGCTCCTCACCCAGTTGAGAAAGAAGTGAAGTTTCAACCTCGAAAAGCCGGAGAATCTCTGCCCCGGCCTCCTCAGAAGACTTCACTGCCTTTTCCCTCGCAATCTCGGCAGCCTCAAGCTTCTCCTTCAGCTTAACCATTTCAGCCTGAGAGTGACGGAGTTTCTTATCCAGCAAACCAACTTGGGCCATCACGGGCTCATCCTTTCGAACAACGACAGCAGACCGAAGGAGGGCACGGTACACCGACTTGGCCTGGAACGAAACATCGCAACCATAAAAAAACGGCTCCGTACCAGGCATCAAGTGTTGATCAATAAAACCCGGGGCATCGAAACGACGATCCATCACACTAGGCACCAAACCCTCCTCCTCAAAAGTCTCACTGCTCGGGTCCTCAGGCCTttttctcttccgagaagcctcagcaGCCGTCACTACGACGACTTCAGAAGAGTTCGCAGGACCAGGAGAAACTTGAGCATCGGCCCGCACACCCGAGGAAACCACCTCTTGAGAAACTGGCTGAGAATCCACGGCAAGGTTAGAAACAGGAGTAGCCGGAGACGACGACCCCTCCTCCTGGGCCATCGCCGCCTTCAACCGTGCCAAGGAAGTCAaaccaccagccatctcaactgaaagaaaacaaaaatcccAAGTTAAAAAAACGGGAAAACAAACATAAAAACCAAAGGAAAGAACAGACACACACCAACATACGACCGACAAGCAACCGGATCACCCATCACATCCCGAGGATTAAGAGGACGCTCTCCAAACAACTGCCATAGAACAAGAGCAACATCCCGCTCCTCCGAGGAAAGGAACTCTTTCGAAACCCGAGTAAACACCGACGGCCCTGCCTTAAAGTTCCAATAGGTGGGGAACCGACGCTCACCCTCCAATGTCAGCAAAAAAGGATGatgcctggtgcacgaaattgtgatctccaggctcgaacaaatcctggtaatggctccaaagcttggtgctctgatcttaattcataatttgtcacaacttcgatacaactaaccagcaagtgcactgggtcgtccaagtaataccttacgtgagtaagggtcgaatcccatggagattgttggtatgagggtttacatgagtaagtatttgatgtataaatccacttccggggcccacttggtgtgtgtttgggctgaacttaagtgttgcacgtgcagaggccaattgtggagttgaatgccagtttttgtgccagtttgggcgttcaactctggttttggatccttttctggcgctggacgctagatttgggtagaaagctggcgttgaacgccagtttacgttgtcaattcttggtcaaagtatggactattatatattgctggaaagccctggatgtctactttcaacgcaattggaagcgcgccatttcgagttctgtagctccagaaaatccactttgagtgcagggaggtcagaatccagagctccacaccttaatctatggagtgtagaaactctaccgttgaaaatacataagtgaaaggttcaggcatggccgaatggccagcccccatggttagggacagcttggtttagccgcttagaccaggattttattcctttttggccctcctatccactgatgctcaaagccttgggttcctttttatttcccttgccttttggttttaagggttattggctttttgctcttgcctcttggttttaagagctttggctttttctgcttgctttttctttttctttctattttttttttccgcctattttttttttctgcaagctttgttctttgctgctttttcttgcttcaagaatcatttttatgatttttcagattatcaaataacatgtctcctagtcatcattctttcaagagccaacatatttaacattcttaaacaacaacttcaaaagacatatgcactgttcaagcatacattcagaaaacaagaagcattgtcaccacatcaatataattaaactaagttcaaggataaattcgaaacccatgtacttcttgttcttttgaattaaaacatttttcatttaagagaggtgatggattcataggacatttataactttaagacatagttactaactactaatgatcatgtaatgaagacacaaacatagataagcacatagNNNNNNNNNNNNNNNNNNNNNNNNNNNNNNNNNNNNNNNNNNNNNNNNNNNNNNNNNNNNNNNNNNNNNNNNNNNNNNNNNNNNNNNNNNNNNNNNNNNNNNNNNNNNNNNNNNNNNNNNNNNNNNNNNNNNNNNNNNNNNNNNNNNNNNNNNNNNNNNNNNNNNNNNNNNNNNNNNNNNNNNNNNNNNNNNNNNNNNNNNNNNNNNNNNNNNNNNNNNNNNNNNNNNNNNNNNNNNNNNNNNNNNNNNNNNNNNNNNNNNNNNNNNNNNNNNNNNNNNNNNNNNNNNNNNNNNNNNNNNNNNNNNNNNNNNNNNNNNNNNNNNNNNNNNNNNNNNNNNNNNNNNNNNNNNNNNNNNNNNNNNNNNNNNNNNNNNNNNNNNNNNNNNNNNNNNNNNNNNNNNNNNNNNNNNNNNNNNNNNNNNNNNNNNNNNNNNNNNNNNNNNNNNNNNNNNNNNNNNNNNNNNNNNNNNNNNNNNNNNNNNNNNNNNNNNNNNNNNNNNNNNNNNNNNNNNNNNNNNNNNNNNNNNNNNNNNNNNNNNNNNNNNNNNNNNNNNNNNNNNNNNNNNNNNNNNNNNNNNNNNNNNNNNNNNNNNNNNNNNNNNNNNNNNNNNNNNNNNNNNNNNNNNNNNNNNNNNNNNNNNNNNNNNNNNNNNNNNNNNNNNNNNNNNNNNNNNNNNNNNNNNNNNNNNNNNNNNNNNNNNNNNNNNNNNNNNNNNNNNNNNNNNNNNNNNNNNNNNNNNNNNNNNNNNNNNNNNNNNNNNNNNNNNNNNNNNNNNNNNNNNNNNNNNNNNNNNNNNNNNNNNNNNNNNNNNNNNNNNNNNNNNNNNNNNNNNNNNNNNNNNNNNNNNNNNNNNNNNNNNNNNNNNNNNNNNNNNNNNNNNNNNNNNNNNNNNNNNNNNNNNNNNNNNNNNNNNNNNNNNNNNNNNNNNNNNNNNNNNNNNNNNNNNNNNNNNNNNNNNNNNNNNNNNNNNNNNNNNNNNNNNNNNNNNNNNNNNNNNgatgttgaattttgaaggtagtgggtgtatggatgtgagtggtaaatggaaagtagaagggatgatcatgaatgggaagagagatgatgaggtaggtggggatactGTGGGGTCcgcagatcctgaggtgtcaaggcatttacatccctgcaccaatttaggcatgtaaaatgcccttgcacacaactctgggcgttcagcgccaggttggtgccctttttgggcgttcaacgcccctttgctgccatttctggcgttgaacgccagaaccatgcttgttctgggcgttcagcgccaggatgctcccattctgggagttcagcgccagaactttgaaaatcaattttgaaaagataggaagttaggaggttaggaaagatattttgaaaagatatttttgaaaaagataagatgagaagatatttttgaaaagatatgatagaaattagtttttgaaaaagatttgaatttttaaaatcacaattaatgacttgattcacaagaaatcacaagatatgattctagaattcaaagtttgaatctttcttaacaagcaagtaacaaacttcaaatttttgaatcaaaacattaattgattatgttattttcgaaaatttggtataaaaataggaaaaagatttttgaaaagtatttttgaaattttcgaaaataactaagaattttgaaaaagatttgatttttgaaaaagattttgaaaaagataagattttcaaattgaaaatttgatttgactcatgagaaacaatttgattttaaaaatttttgaaaaagtcaatccaaattttcgaatttgatgagagaaaaagagaaagatatttttttgatttttttaaatttttatgaaaaacatgaaaattatgcaatgcatgaaatttttagatcaaaacaatgaatgcatgcaagaatgctatgaatgtcaagatgaacaccaagaacactttgaatgccaagatgaacatcatagacacaattttgaaaaacttttaatgcaaagaaaacatgcaagacaccaaacttagaattctttaatgcttaggcactaagaattcaaaaatgcatatgataaacatgaaaagacacaaaacaaaaaatcatcaagatcaaacaagaagacttaccaagaacaacttgaagatcatgaagaacatcatgaatgcatgaaattttcgaaaaaaatgcaagatgcacatgcaattgacaccaaacttatgatatgactcaagactcaaacaagaaacatgaaatattttttatttttgtgattttctaaattttttttggatttttattttatatttttcgaaaaattattttgaaaaagaaaaataaggattccaaaatttttaatatgaatcccaggaatcttatgctctaaagctccaatcaaagggtcaggcatggcttaatagccagccaagctttagcatataattacatggactggagtgattagttgaataccaatcccaaagcagtttgggtatggctttacagccagataggattcaacatgtttcatgaaacactagaattcattcgtAAAAatcttgaagccatagaataatttatttttgaaaacattatttttattattttattttattttatattttttttttcgaaaaaNNNNNNNNNNNNNNNNNNNNNaaaacatccctaaaagtaactagatcctactaaaaacatactaaaaacaatgccaaaaagcgtataaattatccgctcatcaatgcccCCTTGCGGGACGAACCTTAAAATACCCACTCTTAAAACCATGAAAAGAATCTTCGTACAACCCGAAGACCCGACGATGAGGCTGAGCTCTAAAAGACACATATCCCTTCTTGTGCTTCCCCTCCTTAGTTGGAAGGGTAcacaagaagagaaaaaggaagacgtTTATCGAGGCAGGAAGCTCCAAAAACTCGCAAACAAGCTCGAAAGACCGTATCGCCGCCCAGCTATTCGGATGTAACTGGGACGGCGCCACGGAGCACCGACTCAATAACTGCTGAACAAATGGAGAAAAGGGGAGCCAAACGCCGAGCCGGGTAAACATCGCCTCGTACACCCACATCCAATCCGGCACAGTTGGGGAGT from Arachis ipaensis cultivar K30076 chromosome B09, Araip1.1, whole genome shotgun sequence includes these protein-coding regions:
- the LOC107615223 gene encoding uncharacterized protein LOC107615223; protein product: MTSPKNLKDIQKLTGRLTALSRFLGASAQKAIPFFKLMKKGAPFKWETECEEAFQHFKKVLAEPPILAKPQTGETLYLYLSITEEALAAALIRENMKKEQEPIYFISKVLQEAETRYSRLEKLAFTLLTASQRMRQYFQAHPLTVRTDQAVKQVLQKPDLAGRMLAWSIELSQFQIRFEPRYAIKAQAMANFITEMTPGNSSPESWKLHVDGSSNVTSGGAGVILESQNGVVMEQSVRYEFPVSNNQAEYEALLAGLALAREVGAKVLEVNTDSQVVSSQINRDYQTRDPLLQQYLAKVNKLKEGFERVTIKHVPRERNTRADLLSKLASTKPGHGNKSLIQEVVKSPSVSTTTNAHLTLSNQGSWTYPILQYFLDGTLPPDPKEGKRIKREAANYTVVTGQLYKRGFSQPLLKCVKPEKHTP